A DNA window from Takifugu flavidus isolate HTHZ2018 chromosome 15, ASM371156v2, whole genome shotgun sequence contains the following coding sequences:
- the LOC130539248 gene encoding LOW QUALITY PROTEIN: myosin-7-like (The sequence of the model RefSeq protein was modified relative to this genomic sequence to represent the inferred CDS: inserted 2 bases in 1 codon), which translates to MGDAQMATFGAAAPYLRKSERERMEASTRAFDIKKECFVPDPVQEFVKATVISREGDKVTVETEHGKTVTFKDTQILQQNPPKFSMIEDMAMLTFLHEPAVLFNLKERYAAWMIYTYSGLFCVTVNPYKWLPVYNQEVVVAYRGKKRSEAPPHIFSISDNAYQYMLADRENQSILITGESGAGKTVNTKRVIQYFASIAAGGVKKDSTIKDKGTLEDQIIQANPALEAFGNAKTIRNDNSSRFGKFIRIHFDTRGKLASADIETYLLEKXRVTFQLKAERDYHIFYQILSNKKPEILEMLLITNNPYDYAFISQGETQVASIDDAEELMATDSAFDVLGFTQEEKNSVYKLTGAIMHYGNMRFKQRQREEQADADGTEDADKSAYLMGLNSADLIKGLCHPRVKVGNEWVTKGQNVAQVNYAVGALSKAVYEKMFLWMVVRINQSLETRQPRQYFIGVLDIAGFEIFDFNTFEQLCINFTNEKLQQFFNHHMFVLEQEEYKKEGIEWTFIDFGMDLQACIDLIEKPMGIMSILEEECMFPKASDATFKAKLYDNHLGKSANFQKPRIVKGKPEAHFALMHYAGTVDYNINNWLVKNKDPLNETVVALYQKSNLKLLSILFANYSGADAAMTEGTEGKKEKKKKGSSFQTVSALHRENLNKLMTNLRSTHPHFVRCIIPNETKTPGAMENPLVMHQLRCNGVLEGIRICRKGFPNRILYGDFKQRYRILNPAAIPEGQFIDSRKGAEKLLGSLDIDHNQYKFGHTKVFFKAGLLGLLEEMRDERLSKIITAIQARSRGLLSRIEYQKIVERRDALLVIQWNVRAFMGVKNWPWMKLYFKIKPLLRSAEAEKEMANMKEEFLKLKEAFAKSEARRKELEEKMVTLLQEKNDLQLQVQAEQDNLCDAEERCEGLIKNKIQLEAKSKELTERLEDEEEMNAELTAKKRKLEDECSELKKDIDDLELTLAKVEKEKHATENKVKNLTEEMAALDEIIAKLTKEKKALQEAHQQTLDDLQSEEDKVNTLTKAKTKLEQQVDDLEGSLEQEKKIRMDLERAKRKLEGDLKLTQETVMDLENDKQQLEERLKKKDFEISQLNGKIEDEQAIIIQLQKKLKELQARVEELEEELEAERAARAKVEKQRADLARELEEISERLEEAGGATTLQIEMNKKREAEFLKLRRDLEEATLQHEATAAALRKKQADSVADLGEQIDNLQRVKQKLEKEKSELRLELDDVVSNMEQIVKSKTNLEKTCRTLEDQMNDYRSKCDEYQRTIHDFTTQKAKLQAENDEFTRQADDKESLISQLTRGKNSYTQQLEDIKRQLEEEVKAKNALAHALQSARHDCDLLREQYEEEQEAKAELQRSMSKANSEVAQWRTKYETDAIQRTEELEEAKKKLAQRLQEAEEAVEAVNAKCSSLEKTKHRLQNEIEDLMVDVERSNAAAAALDKKQRNFDKVLAEWKQKYEECQCELESSQKEARSLSTELFKLKNSYEESLDQLETVKRENKILQEEISDLTEQLGEGGKTIHELEKVRKQLEQEKTEIQSALEEAEASLEHEEGKILRAQLEFTQIKAEMERKLAEKDEEMEQSKRNLQRTIDTLQSSLEAECRSRNEALRLKKKMEGDLNEMEIQLSQANRQAAEAQKQLKSVHAHLKDCQIQLDESMRANDEMKENIAIVERRNNLLQAEVEELRASLEQTERSRKLAEQELLDVSERVQLLHSQNTALINQKKKLEVDASQLQTEVEEAVQECRNAEDKAKKAITDAAMMAEELKKEQDTSAHLERMKKNMEQTIKDLQHRLDEAEQIAMKGGKKQVQKLEARVRELENEVESEQKKSTEAAKGIRKYERRIKELTYQTEEDRKNVARLQDLVDKLQLKIKSYKRVAEEAEEQANVHLGKFRKLQHELDEAEERADIAESQVNKLRIKSRDTGSKKGFDEE; encoded by the exons ATGGGGGATGCACAGATGGCTACGTTTGGAGCAGCTGCTCCGTACCTGAGGAAGTCTGAGAGGGAGCGGATGGAGGCATCCACACGTGCCTTTGACATAAAGAAGGAATGCTTTGTCCCAGACCCAGTGCAAGAGTTTGTGAAAGCAACCGTCATCAGCCGAGAGGGAGACAAGGTCACCGTAGAGACGGAGCATGGGAAG ACTGTGACCTTCAAAGACACTCAGATTCTGCAACAGAACCCACCAAAGTTCAGCATGATTGAGGACATGGCAATGCTGACCTTCCTCCACGAGCCCGCTGTGCTGTTTAACCTCAAAGAGCGTTACGCAGCATGGATGATCTAC ACCTACTCTGGGCTGTTCTGTGTGACTGTCAACCCCTACAAGTGGCTGCCAGTCTACAACCAGGAAGTTGTTGTGGCctacagaggaaagaagaggagtgaaGCTCCTCCTCATATTTTCTCTATCTCTGACAACGCATACCAGTATATGCTGGCAG ACCGTGAAAATCAGTCAATCTTGATCAC CGGAGAATCTGGTGCAGGAAAAACTGTCAACACAAAGCGAGTCATCCAGTATTTTGCAAGTATTGCAGCTGGAGGGGTAAAGAAAGACTCCACTATCAAAGACAAG GGAACGCTGGAGGATCAAATCATCCAGGCTAATCCTGCTCTGGAGGCCTTTGGAAATGCCAAGACCATCAGGAATGACAACTCCTCCAGATTT GGTAAATTCATCCGAATTCATTTTGATACCAGGGGAAAACTAGCTTCAGCTGACATTGAAACAT ACCTTTTGGAAAA TCGCGTGACTTTCCAGCTCAAGGCGGAGCGAGATTATCACATTTTCTACCAGATATTATCCAACAAAAAGCCTGAAATCCTGG AGATGCTGCTGATCACAAATAACCCCTACGACTATGCCTTCATCTCTCAGGGGGAAACCCAAGTGGCCTCCATTGATGATGCAGAAGAACTGATGGCAACTGAT AGTGCCTTTGATGTGCTGGGATTCACTCaagaagagaagaactctgTCTACAAGCTGACAGGTGCCATCATGCACTACGGCAACATGAGGTTCAAGCAGAGGCAGCGGGAGGAGCAGGCAGATGCTGATGGAACTGAAG ATGCTGACAAATCAGCATATCTGATGGGCCTGAACTCTGCAGACCTCATCAAAGGTCTCTGTCACCCAAGGGTCAAAGTTGGAAATGAGTGGGTCACCAAGGGACAAAATGTTGCCCAG GTGAACTATGCTGTTGGAGCCCTCTCCAAGGCTGTTTATGAAAAGATGTTCCTGTGGATGGTGGTAAGAATTAACCAGTCGCTGGAGACCAGGCAGCCTCGCCAGTACTTCATTGGGGTGCTGGACATCGCTGGATTTGAAATCTTTGAT TTCAACACATTCGAACAGCTGTGCATCAACTTCACCaatgaaaagctgcagcagttCTTCAACCACCACATGTTTGtgctggagcaggaagagtaCAAGAAGGAAGGGATTGAGTGGACTTTCATTGATTTTGGTATGGACCTGCAGGCCTGTATTGACCTGATTGAAAAG CCCATGGGTATCATGTCCATCCTTGAAGAGGAGTGCATGTTTCCCAAAGCATCTGATGCCACCTTTAAAGCTAAACTCTACGACAACCATCTGGGTAAATCTGCCAACTTCCAGAAGCCCAGGATTGTCAAAGGGAAACCAGAGGCCCATTTTGCCCTGATGCACTACGCTGGAACTGTTGATTACAACATCAACAACTGGCTGGTGAAGAACAAGGACCCTCTGAATGAGACGGTGGTTGCACTCTACCAGAAGTCTAATCTCAAACTCTTATCCATCCTCTTTGCTAATTATTCTGGAGCTGACGCAG caatgactgaaggaactgaaggtaaaaaagagaaaaagaagaagggcTCATCATTTCAGACTGTGTCTGCTCTTCACAGG gaaaacctGAACAAGCTGATGACCAATCTGAGGTCTACTCACCCTcattttgtgcgctgcatcaTCCCCAATGAGACCAAGACTCCTGGGGCCATGGAGAATCCTCTGGTCATGCACCAGCTGCGCTGTAACGGTGTGCTGGAAGGCATCAGGATCTGCAGAAAAGGATTCCCCAACAGGATCCTCTATGGAGACTTCAAACAGAG ATATCGTATTCTGAATCCTGCTGCCATCCCCGAGGGTCAATTTATTGACAGCAGGAAGGGAGCTGAGAAACTTCTAGGATCTCTGGATATTGATCATAATCAGTACAAGTTTGGGCACACTAAG GTGTTCTTTAAGGCTGGATTGTTGGGTCTGCTtgaggagatgagagatgagcGCCTTTCCAAAATCATCACTGCTATTCAAGCCAGATCCCGAGGTCTGTTGTCTAGAATTGAGTATCAGAAGATAGTGGAACGCAG AGATGCTTTGTTGGTGATCCAGTGGAATGTCCGTGCCTTCATGGGGGTCAAAAATTGGCCCTGGATGAAGCTGTACTTCAAGATCAAACCTCTGCTGAGATCTgctgaggcagagaaagagatggcCAACATGAAGGAAGAATTCCTCAAGTTGAAAGAGGCTTTTGCAAAATCTGAAGCTCGTAGAAAAGaactggaggaaaaaatggTCACTCTTCTCCAAGAGAAAAATGACCTGCAGTTGCAAGTTCAAGCT GAGCAAGATAATCTATGCGATGCTGAGGAAAGATGTGAGGGACTGATCAAAAACAAGATCCAACTGGAAGCAAAGTCTAAAGAGCTGACAGAACggctggaggatgaggaggagatgaatgCTGAACTTACTGCCAAGAAGAGGAAATTAGAGGATGAATGCTCTGAGCTGAAGAAAGACATCGACGACTTGGAGCTGACTCTGGCTAAAGTGGAGAAAGAGAAGCATGCCACCGAGAACAAG GTGAAGAACCTGACCGAGGAGATGGCTGCTTTGGATGAAATCATTGCCAAGTTAACCAAGGAGAAAAAAGCTTTACAGGAGGCTCATCAGCAAACACTGGATGATCTGCAGAGTGAAGAAGACAAAGTCAACACTCTGACCAAGGCCAAAACTAAGCTGGAACAACAAGTGGATGAT CTTGAAGGATCTCTTGAGCAAGAAAAGAAGATTCGAATGGATCTTGAGAGAGCCAAAAGAAAATTGGAGGGAGACTTAAAGTTGACCCAGGAGACTGTAATGGACTTAGAAAATGACAAGCAACAGCTAGAAGAACGCTTAAAAAA GAAGGACTTTGAGATCAGCCAGCTAAATGGCAAAATTGAGGATGAACAGGCCATCATAATTCAGCTGCAAAAGAAGCTCAAAGAGTTGCAG GCCCGCGTAGAGGAGCttgaggaagagctggaagCAGAGAGAGCTGCTCGAGCCAaggtggagaagcagagagCAGACTTagccagagagctggaggagatcagcgagaggctggaggaggctggTGGGGCAACAACTCTCCAGATTGAGATGAACAAAAAGAGGGAGGCTGAGTTCCTGAAGCTGCGCAGAGACCTCGAAGAGGCAACTCTGCAGCATGAAGCCACAGCAGCCGCTCTCAGGAAGAAACAAGCTGACAGTGTTGCTGACCTGGGAGAGCAGATCGACAACCTGCAGAGAGTCAAGCAGaaactggagaaggagaagagtgAGCTCAGACTGGAATTGGATGATGTGGTCTCCAACATGGAACAAATTGTCAAATCAAAG acaaacctggaaaagaCCTGCCGGACTTTGGAAGACCAAATGAATGACTATAGGAGCAAGTGTGATGAATACCAGAGAACTATTCATGATTTTACTACCCAGAAAGCAAAACTTCAAGCAGAAAATG ATGAGTTTACAAGACAGGCAGACGATAAAGAATCACTGATTTCTCAGCTGACAAGAGGAAAGAATTCCTATACTCAACAACTTGAGGACATAAAAAGACAACTAGAAGAGGAAGTAAAG GCCAAGAATGCATTAGCCCATGCCCTGCAGTCTGCCCGCCATGACTGTGACCTGCTGAGGGAGCAGTacgaggaagagcaggaggccaaggctgagctgcagcggagcatGTCCAAGGCCAACTCTGAGGTGGCTCAGTGGAGAACCAAGTATGAAACTGATGCTATCCAGAGAACCGAGGAACTGGAGGAGGCAAA GAAGAAGCTGGCGCAGCGTCtgcaggaggctgaggaggctgtTGAAGCAGTGAATGCTAAGTGTTCCTCTCTGGAGAAGACTAAACACAGGCTGCAGAACGAGATTGAAGATCTGATGGTGGATGTGGAGAGgtctaatgctgctgctgctgctctggacaaGAAGCAAAGGAACTTTGACAAG GTCTTGGCTGAGTGGAAACAGAAGTATGAGGAGTGCCAGTGTGAACTGGAGAGCTCTCAAAAAGAAGCCAGGTCTTTGAGTACTGAGCTCTTCAAACTCAAAAACTCCTATGAAGAATCTCTAGATCAGCTCGAAACTGTAAAGCGAGAGAACAAAATTCTCCAGG AGGAGATTTCTGACCTCACTGAGCAACtcggggagggaggaaaaaccaTTCATGAGCTGGAAAAGGTCCGTaaacagctggagcaggagaagacagaGATTCAATCTGccctggaggaggcagag GCTTCTCTTGAGCATGAGGAAGGGAAAATCCTGAGAGCTCAGCTTGAGTTCACTCAGATTAAGGCGGAGATGGAACGGAAACTAGCTGAAAAAGACGAGGAGATGGAGCAGTCCAAGAGGAACCTGCAGAGGACCATCGACACCCTGCAGAGCTCTCTTGAGGCTGAATGTCGCAGCAGGAACGAGGCCCTCCgtctgaagaagaagatggagggagatcTGAATGAGATGGAGATCCAGCTGAGCCAGGCCAACAGGCAGGCAGCTGAGGCCCAGAAACAGCTCAAATCTGTCCATGCACATCTGAAG GACTGTCAGATTCAGCTGGATGAATCCATGCGGGCCAATGATGAGATGAAGGAGAACATCGCTATTGTAGAGAGACGCAACAACCTGCTTCAGGCTGAAGTGGAGGAACTGAGGGCCTCTCTGGAGCAAACAGAGAGGAGTCGTAAACTTGCTGAGCAAGAGCTGCTGGATGTCAGTGAGagggtgcagctgctgcactcaCAG AATACAGCCTTGATTaatcagaagaagaagcttGAAGTCGATGCGTCCCAGCTTCAGactgaagtggaggaagcagttCAGGAATGCAGAAATGCTGAGGATAAGGCCAAGAAGGCCATTACTGATGCGGCCATGAtggcagaggagctgaagaaagagcAGGACACCAGCGCTCACCTGGAAcgcatgaagaagaacatggaGCAAACTATCAAAGACCTGCAGCACCGTCTGGATGAAGCGGAGCAGATTGCCATGAAAGGAGGCAAGAAGCAGGTTCAGAAGCTGGAGGCCAGG GTGAGAGAGCTGGAAAACGAGGTGGAAAGTGAGCAGAAAAAAAGCACTGAAGCTGCAAAGGGCATCCGTAAATATGAGAGACGTATTAAGGAGCTCACCTATCAG ACTGAGGAGGACCGCAAGAATGTTGCCAGACTCCAGGACCTGGTCGACAAGTTGCAGCTGAAAATCAAATCCTACAAGAGAGTTGCAGAGGAAGCT GAGGAACAggcaaatgttcatcttggcaaGTTCCGTAAGCTCCAACATGAGCTGGATGAAGCTGAAGAGAGGGCTGATATAGCTGAGAGTCAAGTCAACAAGCTGCGGATCAAGAGCCGTGACACTGGCTCCAAG AAAGGCTTTGATGAGGAGTGA